The Euphorbia lathyris chromosome 2, ddEupLath1.1, whole genome shotgun sequence genome includes a window with the following:
- the LOC136217818 gene encoding protein KTI12 homolog yields the protein MALVVICGQPCSGKSTAAVCLAEALKESESKLTVRIISEGSLHLDRNQSYANMTVEKNLRGVLRSEVDRSVSKDNIIIVDSLNSIKGYRYELWCLARAAGIRYCVLFCDVEETQCQKWNEQRSEKGEATYENTIFADLVRRFERPDRRNRWDSPLFELWPSKEGIQKSSAAITEAVSYLTKKVDSTSRDVKILQPTIATQSTRFSDANSLYELDRATQEVINIIVEAQSQAVGGPLNGICIGQDLPTLNTSRSVGLPELRRLRRTFMKLTGQTSLSGRPPPSDSESAKRMFVDYLNRELG from the coding sequence ATGGCTTTGGTTGTTATCTGTGGCCAACCATGCAGTGGGAAGTCCACGGCTGCAGTTTGCTTAGCAGAAGCTCTTAAGGAATCAGAATCAAAATTGACAGTTAGGATCATAAGCGAAGGTTCTCTCCATCTTGATCGTAATCAGAGTTATGCTAATATGACTGTAGAGAAAAATTTAAGAGGCGTGCTTAGGTCTGAGGTTGATAGATCAGTATCAAAAGACAATATAATCATAGTAGATTCTTTGAACAGTATCAAGGGATACAGGTATGAACTATGGTGTCTGGCTCGTGCTGCAGGAATAAGATATTGTGTTCTATTCTGTGATGTGGAAGAAACTCAATGTCAAAAATGGAATGAACAGCGCAGTGAGAAGGGAGAAGCCACATATGAAAATACCATATTTGCAGATTTGGTCAGAAGGTTTGAGAGACCAGATAGAAGAAATCGATGGGATTCTCCATTGTTTGAATTATGGCCGTCTAAAGAAGGAATTCAGAAATCTTCTGCTGCCATTACAGAGGCTGTTTCTTACTTGACTAAGAAAGTGGATTCTACATCTCGAGATGTTAAAATTTTGCAGCCAACAATTGCTACACAGAGCACACGGTTTTCAGATGCAAATTCTCTGTATGAGTTAGATAGGGCAACACAAGAGGTGATCAACATAATTGTGGAAGCACAATCTCAGGCTGTTGGAGGTCCTCTTAATGGCATTTGTATTGGTCAGGATTTACCAACTCTCAACACTTCAAGATCAGTTGGGTTGCCAGAACTTCGGAGACTAAGACGAACTTTCATGAAGTTGACAGGGCAGACAAGTTTAAGTGGACGACCCCCACCTTCTGATTCAGAAAGTGCGAAAAGGATGTTTGTGGATTACTTGAACAGGGAATTGGGATGA